CAGCAAAAGGGGAGCTAGCAGACAAGGAGAAAGGATTTCTTTCTGGTTCAGATGATTACGTTGTAAAACCATTTGAACCGAAAGAATTACAATTTAGGATAAATGCTATTTTGCGCAGGTACGACAAAGCAGTTGACGCTTTTATTCAAGCAGGGCCATTGAATATTAATCGGCAAAGTTATGAAGTTTTAGTTGGAAATAAAATTTTATTGCTACCCTTAAAGGAATTTGAATTATTATCCGTGTTGGCTTCGCGTTTAAACACGGTATTTACAAGAGATATTTTGTTGGAACGTGTTTGGGGCTATGACTATGAAGGCGATGAGCAAACGCTCAATGTACATATTAAACGTGTTCGTGAAAAATTGCAGAAGTTAACACCTAATGTAAAAATCGCTACTGTACGAGGTGTTGGTTATAAACTAGAGGTATTGGAATGATGAGGTCTCTTTACAGTAAACTCGTGTTGATGACAGCCGCGATTATGATAACTAGTGGGTTATTGGCTTTTTTAGGGATTAATACATATTATCATCAAGTGTTGAAAGTGCAAAATGATGAAAAAAATATGAGCATTGCTCAAAGCCTCGTAATGTTCATTGAAACAAACGAAGGGGTATCTCTTGAAGAATTTTTAGAAACGCAGGCAGCTACGGGCTATAAGCTATACGTAGTCGATGAATCGGGGACTGCTACATTTTATGGCGAGCCATTTCGTGTTGAAAATCTTCCTAAAGAATCCGTGGATAAAGTATTGGATGGACAAGCTTATCATGGAATGGCAAACCTACCGAGCGAGACTTTTGTAACCGGATTTTTTTCTAAT
This window of the Sporosarcina pasteurii genome carries:
- a CDS encoding response regulator transcription factor, whose translation is MLKILVVDDDPNILELVSIQLTQAGYAVQKASNGFEALEIIEMDYPDLVVVDVMMPGMDGYTLTRKIRSTTDIPVLLLTAKGELADKEKGFLSGSDDYVVKPFEPKELQFRINAILRRYDKAVDAFIQAGPLNINRQSYEVLVGNKILLLPLKEFELLSVLASRLNTVFTRDILLERVWGYDYEGDEQTLNVHIKRVREKLQKLTPNVKIATVRGVGYKLEVLE